Proteins from a genomic interval of Pseudodesulfovibrio nedwellii:
- a CDS encoding cobaltochelatase CobT-related protein, translated as MTNNLIMKSLPMVASVLGQKYGVKIEIGGTGAYTDGNTIHLPALPLDCDETLIGLARGYADHESAHIRETRFDWLVLANLTPLEKYVWNTFEDWRVEHRLARLFPGCRQNFNWLIQHLFGKETEQTTDPAMAILNWLLLSVRAWDVSSLGDQRDRVGNLVEVHYPGLIARLNWILQKVHAYCDSTQECILYAREVAAILNNMAKAKMDNNGPKKLGIKPERTIKNDAPDELPSSCHIRDLKWLVNASEDDLPLDMGEALADRLRKETPEDLNDSLRVAQLGSKTTKPIQPEDATATKRASTALRTQLQGLLQASVLTRSKVGRHGRLDARQLHRLSVADSRVFKRDGQKAGINTAVHILLDCSGSMRRRIKLTTQACHAVATALDSIDGINVGVTAFPAGTPTDGGNDNPTGATVCPILAHGERMHTDFAVQATGCTPLGESLWWVLQKIHSLSESRKIVLILTDGDPDSFNVAFEAIEDGRRFGVEIYGLGIMSEAITKLLPHHSRTINDLFELAPAMFDMLRGALVE; from the coding sequence ATGACAAATAATCTTATCATGAAATCACTGCCAATGGTGGCAAGCGTACTTGGGCAAAAGTACGGGGTGAAAATCGAGATTGGAGGAACCGGAGCATATACGGATGGCAATACTATTCATCTGCCTGCGCTTCCTCTGGATTGTGACGAAACACTCATCGGGCTAGCGCGTGGATATGCGGATCATGAATCGGCGCATATCCGCGAAACACGGTTTGATTGGCTTGTGCTGGCAAATCTCACTCCGCTTGAAAAGTACGTCTGGAATACGTTTGAGGATTGGCGCGTTGAGCACCGGCTGGCGCGGTTGTTCCCCGGATGCAGACAGAACTTCAACTGGCTCATTCAGCATCTCTTCGGCAAAGAAACCGAGCAGACTACTGATCCGGCCATGGCTATCCTGAACTGGCTATTGCTTTCAGTTCGTGCGTGGGATGTTTCGTCGTTGGGCGATCAGCGTGACCGCGTCGGTAATCTTGTCGAGGTTCATTACCCCGGCCTGATTGCACGTCTGAATTGGATCCTGCAAAAAGTGCATGCGTACTGTGATTCGACTCAGGAATGCATTCTGTATGCACGAGAAGTCGCTGCTATCCTCAATAATATGGCAAAAGCAAAAATGGATAATAACGGTCCGAAAAAGCTGGGAATAAAACCGGAAAGAACGATTAAAAACGATGCCCCTGATGAGTTGCCCTCGTCCTGTCATATTCGTGATTTGAAGTGGTTGGTCAATGCGTCGGAGGATGATCTTCCATTGGATATGGGGGAGGCTCTGGCGGATCGTTTGCGCAAGGAAACTCCCGAGGATTTGAATGACTCTTTACGAGTGGCTCAACTTGGCTCCAAGACGACCAAACCGATTCAACCGGAGGATGCAACTGCAACAAAACGAGCATCAACGGCCTTGCGGACACAACTCCAAGGGCTGCTACAAGCATCAGTGCTGACGCGAAGCAAAGTTGGTCGCCATGGTCGGCTCGATGCGCGGCAGCTTCATCGATTGTCGGTCGCTGATTCTCGTGTCTTCAAGCGAGATGGACAAAAAGCGGGCATAAATACCGCCGTCCATATTCTGTTGGATTGCTCTGGCTCGATGCGGAGACGAATCAAGCTGACAACGCAGGCCTGTCATGCAGTGGCCACGGCTTTGGATTCCATCGACGGCATCAACGTAGGTGTGACGGCCTTTCCGGCAGGAACACCCACAGATGGTGGGAATGACAATCCCACAGGAGCGACTGTTTGCCCGATCCTGGCTCATGGCGAACGGATGCATACGGATTTTGCAGTACAAGCGACTGGCTGTACGCCTTTGGGCGAATCTCTCTGGTGGGTATTGCAGAAAATACATTCATTGTCCGAGTCTCGAAAGATCGTTCTGATTCTAACGGACGGGGACCCGGATTCCTTTAACGTCGCATTTGAAGCCATCGAAGACGGCAGACGATTCGGCGTCGAAATATACGGCCTGGGTATCATGTCCGAGGCCATCACCAAACTGCTTCCACATCACAGTCGCACCATCAACGATCTGTTCGAATTGGCTCCTGCCATGTTCGATATGCTTCGCGGTGCGCTCGTCGAATAA
- a CDS encoding tyrosine-type recombinase/integrase, which yields MSKKWFNSKKFTGIRWQQHPTRKHGIRFDRKFGYRFMFQGIQFEGFLGWETEGWSEKDTYLKRQFYLENAKNGIGPTSLKDEEQQSRAAVLAEKSKETSFEDYFNNRYLPEARTRKKESSIRCEKQHLRDWISPQLSGKPMHSITPDDIEQIKLAILDKGRAPRTAQHVLAVFRLVWNHARKRNVVETDSPTRAIEIGKINNQRTRFLKPKEAQKLLDTVKDLDEKAYSLTVAALYTGARLGELTGLTWSAIDLEEDTKSITLLHTKTGKPRVLPIASPLHHILKATPQGNADELVFTNSKGEKWREAPWGFRQAIKDLKLNEGRTDKREWICFHSLRHTSASMMLAAGVDIRTIQSHFGWSTLAMLQRYTHALDESKRAAVDSLEKALATKSGGKVIPFKKAANKSCS from the coding sequence GTGAGTAAAAAATGGTTCAACTCAAAAAAATTTACCGGAATCAGGTGGCAACAACACCCGACGCGCAAGCACGGGATCCGTTTTGACCGCAAGTTCGGCTACCGGTTTATGTTCCAAGGCATACAATTCGAAGGTTTCCTTGGTTGGGAGACTGAAGGCTGGTCTGAGAAAGATACCTACCTTAAAAGGCAATTCTATCTTGAGAACGCCAAGAATGGGATTGGCCCCACAAGCCTCAAGGATGAAGAGCAACAATCCCGCGCCGCTGTCCTTGCCGAAAAAAGCAAGGAGACCTCGTTTGAAGACTACTTCAACAACCGATACCTCCCGGAAGCGCGTACTCGCAAAAAAGAATCGTCAATTCGGTGCGAGAAGCAGCATCTTCGAGACTGGATTTCCCCTCAACTGAGCGGGAAACCGATGCATTCCATCACTCCAGACGACATTGAGCAAATCAAACTTGCCATCCTGGACAAGGGCCGTGCACCCAGGACAGCGCAACACGTCCTGGCAGTCTTCCGGCTCGTTTGGAATCATGCCCGCAAAAGAAACGTCGTCGAGACCGACAGCCCTACTCGTGCGATTGAGATTGGCAAGATAAACAACCAACGCACCCGATTTCTGAAACCCAAAGAGGCTCAAAAGCTTCTAGATACGGTCAAGGACCTTGACGAAAAGGCTTACTCACTCACCGTGGCAGCCCTCTACACGGGGGCAAGACTTGGCGAACTAACAGGCCTCACCTGGAGCGCAATCGATCTAGAAGAAGACACCAAATCAATAACTCTTCTGCATACGAAGACCGGCAAGCCCCGCGTTTTACCTATTGCTAGTCCACTGCATCATATACTCAAAGCCACTCCTCAAGGAAATGCGGACGAATTGGTCTTTACCAACTCAAAAGGAGAAAAATGGCGTGAAGCCCCATGGGGATTCCGCCAAGCCATCAAAGATCTCAAGCTTAATGAAGGGCGAACAGACAAACGAGAGTGGATCTGCTTCCATAGCCTCCGCCACACATCTGCATCCATGATGCTCGCTGCCGGTGTAGACATCAGAACCATCCAATCGCACTTCGGCTGGTCTACCCTTGCCATGCTCCAGCGCTACACTCACGCACTGGATGAATCGAAACGAGCTGCCGTTGATTCGCTGGAGAAGGCATTGGCAACCAAGTCGGGTGGAAAAGTTATTCCTTTCAAGAAAGCGGCCAATAAATCATGCTCTTAA
- a CDS encoding substrate-binding periplasmic protein, whose product MRKIKNKPTASLGLALLTALLLFTNAEAQQPFKLVCDIWPPYQIETATGISGFSVEMVQAIYTQMGVPTDNIRAFPWRRAMEMIKHGDAEGLFSANLTSDRQTFAYYPSEVLFESSWVIWTRRGEEIHSLESLKGKTIGVVSGYSYTKEFWDFIKTNCIVENVNSDKANFKKLSAGRIDATVAEYSNGLHLAATLKYKNITPDQTITVKRDGLYIIFSRKNTTKEFVKNFSKTLIAFKKSKAHSKLQKKYFPQAP is encoded by the coding sequence ATGAGAAAAATAAAAAACAAACCAACCGCATCATTGGGCTTGGCATTATTAACAGCCTTGCTCCTGTTTACCAATGCAGAGGCTCAACAACCATTCAAACTGGTTTGCGACATTTGGCCTCCATACCAAATTGAAACAGCAACCGGCATTTCCGGCTTTTCTGTAGAGATGGTGCAAGCCATATATACCCAAATGGGCGTTCCTACTGATAACATCCGTGCATTCCCATGGCGACGGGCCATGGAGATGATCAAACACGGCGACGCAGAAGGGCTCTTCTCAGCAAACCTTACCTCTGACAGACAAACATTCGCGTATTACCCCAGTGAAGTACTTTTTGAATCGTCCTGGGTGATATGGACAAGAAGAGGTGAAGAAATTCACTCTCTGGAGAGTTTAAAAGGAAAAACAATAGGAGTTGTGTCGGGCTATAGCTACACTAAAGAATTCTGGGACTTCATCAAAACCAACTGTATCGTAGAAAACGTCAACTCCGACAAGGCCAACTTCAAGAAACTCAGCGCGGGCAGAATCGACGCGACTGTCGCGGAATATAGCAACGGCCTCCACCTTGCAGCCACGCTCAAATACAAAAACATTACTCCCGATCAAACCATTACCGTCAAACGCGACGGCCTATACATCATCTTCAGCCGCAAAAATACCACAAAAGAATTCGTCAAGAACTTCTCCAAGACACTGATTGCGTTCAAAAAGTCAAAAGCCCACTCCAAACTCCAAAAAAAATACTTCCCGCAAGCGCCCTAA